The following are encoded together in the Macrobrachium nipponense isolate FS-2020 chromosome 14, ASM1510439v2, whole genome shotgun sequence genome:
- the LOC135226157 gene encoding tigger transposable element-derived protein 1-like, giving the protein MPRRTFITAEEKRLLGHKPTKDRLTLALCANASGDCKVKPLLVYHSENPRAFKSQRILKEKLQVMWRANAKAWVTQHFFTEWVNLCFGPAVKKYLAEKSLPMKCLLVLDNAPGHPPGLEEDILDEYRFIKVCYLPPNTMPLLQPMDQQGVTRSTLNSAWKKLWSASVAERDFEGFDTPDPDEPEPIVVDEIVSLGKSMGLEVDEADMNDLVEEHQEELMTQELIELQKMQHSEVLQELSSEEEVEEEDRLSTKEIREMLAKWQEFSDFMEKRHPDKLGWSCVSLL; this is encoded by the exons atgcccaggagGACATTCATCACGGCAGAGGAGAAGAGACTACTGGGCCATAAACCCACGAAGGACCGGTTAACTCTAGCCTTGTGTGCCAATGCCAGCGGTGACTGTAAGGTCAAGCCACTGCTGGTGTACCACTCAGAAAACCCACGTGCTTTCAAGAGCCAAAGGATcttgaaagaaaaattgcaagTGATGTGGCGTGCTAATGCTAAGGCTTGGGTTACGCAGCATTTCTTCACAGAATGGGTTAATCTGTGCTTTGGTCCGGCAGTCAAAAAATATTTGGCCGAGAAAAGCCTGCCAATGAAATGTCTCCTGGTCCTCGACAATGCCCCCGGTCACCCTCCTGGTCTGGAAGAGGACATTCTTGATGAGTACAGGTTCATCAAGGTCTGTTATCTCCCGCCCAACACCATGccactcctccagcccatggaccaacaa GGTGTCACACGAAGTACTCTTAATTCAGCATGGAAGAAATTGTGGTCAGCTTCCGTCGCTGAGAGGGACTTTGAAGGGTTCGATACGCCAGACCCTGATGAACCTGAGCCTATTGTGGTGGATGAAATCGTGTCTCTTggaaagtccatggggctggaggTAGATGAGGCAGACATGAACGACCTTGTCGAGGAGCATCAGGAAGAGCTCATGACACAGGAATTGATCGAGCTCCAGAAGATGCAACATTCGGAGGTGTTGCAGGAGCTCAGTAGTGAagaggaggtggaagaggaggacCGCCTTTCTACGAAGGAAATCAGAGAGATGTTAGCGAAGTGGCAGGAGTTTTCTGATTTTATGGAAAAGAGGCACCCGGACAAGTTGGGATGGTCGTGCGTTAGCCTTTTGTGA